The stretch of DNA tctgagctttctccccaagcagcaaccatagcctttgttgatcctttatttttcttgggatgaacctgttcattctttctgtttcttcgttcagctctttccttcttccattcaatttcccattaagggcagtttttgatgtggtgatcagtcttaccATACTTGTAGCAGCCCTCATTGGTCTGTTTTTCAGTAACCCTTGGTTTGCTGTAACCTCCACTTCTTGAAGAATCTTTTCCTCtcattaggtacttcttgaagtccttttgATCATAACCATTTCATCTTcctctagatcagaaccttcagtgattctgagtgccaggctcctCTCCTTCTTGGGTATATCCATCTTCATGGTtcgccttctaagttcataagcagtgagatttccaattagctcatccaaaTTGAGAGTGGCGATGTTCTTTGACTCCTGAATaacagtgattttgctctcccatgaGACTAGCAGAACCCTTGTTaaaatcttctcaactttgtcttcttcaagaaTAACCCTTCTAAGAGACTTAAGCTCATTTGttagtgtggtgaaccttgtatacatctcttggatggtttctccttccttcatagttaaattctcatattgagaatatagtaacgTTCCTTAGGACCTCTTCACCTGAGGTGTTTCTTCATGAGCCACTTGTAAAGTGTCCCAAatttccttagcagtagtacaactttgaattctgctatactcatctggaccaagtccacacacGAGCCACTTCTTGGCCttggcattcttctcccattttctCAAGTCCTCAGCAGTGCAATCAACTCTTGTTtttggcacatctactccttCAACATTCTTCTTCATGGTAGCTAGGGGACCGTCTATGAcgatgtcccatagctcataaaCTTCTCCAATTATATGGTCTCTCATTCTGTTCTTCCACCAGGAGTAGTACTGGCtattgaagagtggtggcctagcagttgATTCCTTCCTAattttcaggtggtgcactcatcttgatcttctcctaaaaTCTTaacctcttcaaggataacctgctctgataccaattgatgttttaacttcaataccacacaagagaaGGGGTGATtcatgtggtgtccaatttttcatgtgcacagattatagaaggacctggttcttctatatgTTTCTTAttctactgttgcggaataataaatgcagaaattaaagaacacaaagattttacgtggaaaacacctggctcaaaaggtaaaaaaaccacgacctacttcccaataggattttcccaaactctccactaaatcactgagccaaaaactgcatttaccaaatacttttgtaaacctatgATTAACTCTAACCCCGTTATGgaaaccagcctctaactgtttcgacaacttcaagttaactctaacttgaatactctgagtacctattacaattgcctctagataaagctgaaaggtacaatatgaaaacacctactacaattgaactagaataaaagacaaatacttggaactggttcttctatctggttcaagTAGCTTCAGATTCGCaaacttgaatcacacacgaactacTTGCAAAattgccttgctattttgctctcaattcacgtttaacttctgcttttgtgcgtcacctgtagaatgagaacttcCTGCGATTTATaaagttagtagagtagaaaataactagagttctaatgctactcttccttgatgGAAGAGTTCaagttgatctcaacctctaactcctcccttatcttggataatgttctcgttgGGTAAGGAatccttctccttatcatttatgcaatcttttcgatcaggagatatctattattatgccaaatttcatttatctcctgcatgtgcatctcacgtgctttgaatctgcccgtgtctatgtcTACCAGTGATGTACATGGTTCAGgtctgagcttcctttgtcaatcttcaaaactaaccttcacttaggccaacagTTACCTGAATTGTGATCCACCAGTTCTTTAAGTAGATTAGTTCTAGTTAGCTATTACAATAGTAATATGTCACCTTGAAATAATGTAACTACTGATCATTCCGCAGTGTTGGAGTAGCCAATTAATTTTCTTCAATAACAAAACTTGTCTTCTATATATTTCTAGCTGATCTAATATATGTCAATCACTCTACCAATCAACTCAGGGTGTGAAATAAAGTAGATAAGAAAGGCTATACATATATCCCTCATCTGAAGAGTTGAGTTGCTATAGTTGGTTGACTATATGTATCCTTTGGTGATTACAATGTTCATTTAGGAATGTATGAGCAACTAATTTACAGGCACATTTACTGTTATTATCTTAGGAGCACTTTCCTTGACTCGCATTAGTGGGGTTAATTGAACCTAAGAACTCTTCATGTCATGCACTTGTCCAAGTGAAAATCTTCTTGTTGCAGGAGCATGTTGCAGCAAAGTACTTAGTTCATTACGGTTGGAATCAGAACAAGATTAAGTTTTTAGGTATGCGGATGAGTGTTTCATATGTTTATGCGATACTCCAAGTGGATAATGGTGTTACCCTGTTTCTAAATATATCATCATTTCCTTGAACACTTGCAATTTCGATACAGTATGCTAAGTCATCCTAATTACAGACTGAAGCTTCAGGGAACTTTTGTGCTTCTGAGATACATAGGCTGTGTCACAAAGATCCCTTATTTCCACTAACGGGATGCCTTTGAGACTAGCCAGGTGCCTTTCTGAACTTTCAGCAGCCTAAGGCATTGAACTCCAGCAATTTAGTCTTCAAAATATGCTCTAGCTAACATTTGTTTTCTCCCTCATTATGgttatatttattttttgttcCCATCCATCATATTGTAGATAGATGAATGGCTAGATTATGCTCCTATTTTTGCTACTGGGTCTCAATTTGAGGAAGCATGTTGCTATGTGGATGGATATCTTCTGCAACACACATTTCTTGTTGGATATAGCCTGTCAATTGTAGACGTTGCTGTTTGGTCTGGTCTTGCAGGTAAAAGATTTGGATCAATTTGCAGCATGCAACTATACTTTTTAGTTTTCAGAGGAAAGCAGTTGCACATTTTTGTGAGTGCTAGTCTTCGTTGTAGGAACTAGAGGTATGTATGTTCTGGCATAGCAGGTTCAGTTTAGGCCGTGACTTTGTTGAATTGAGCACATATTGTTAGTTTGAGTGCCCGTATGGATTACTAAAGAATTTGGTTCTTTACCGTATTTCTTAACCGTAAATAAAGTAAATAAGCAATACAATGAACACAACGATTTTTAAGTGGAAaatcacccggctcaaaaggtgcaaaaactACGACTTACCACGTAAGATTTTCAACTCCAACtccactagaacaatgagccaaaatATATCAATTACAAGATTATAATTCAATACTCTCCGGTACTCCTACTACTCCTATTTGAttcacaagttactctaacttgtaaagcaaAATATTCACTCCAACTCACTAACTGTTTATGACGtttgattacaactcaattttCTAAAACACACTCACTAGACTAACTTGAAAGAATACAAAGCAAGTACTCAACACAAGTAAAAATAACTTATGACCCTTTAGTTGATGTGTGAAAGGATAGTTCAAAAGTGCAAAGTAAATCATATTTAAACACGACTTGAGATCTTCTAGGAATCCTATTCATAGCCAGCTTCCtctttgataggactcctactATTCCAAGGATTCCACAAGCTTTGGAACTTTTGTCTCTGACTGAATTATCCATATCTTCTTGAGCAACGACCCTTATCACTTATAGCAGTCATCCTCCACCAAACTCGGACCTTTAGAGATACTTATTGTGCTTTAATGTATGCTCAATTTGGTGTGGCTAAAAATATAAAGAAGGAAGAGGATCCAAAGGTTAATCCACCTGTCCATACTAAGTGGATTAAGGTttacaagaaaatattttctaatcccCTCCCCTTCTAGGCAATAAGGGATCTGATTCATCCCTTTTCCAACAAAACGGGACCCAAGATAGTCTGGGTTCCCAAAACTAACTTGTGAATTTTTGTGCAAGCTAAGGTGAGAGTAAACAATCAGGAATGGTATCTAGATAGTGGATGCTCAATACATGTGACTGGAGAAAATAAAAACTTTCTCTCACTGACGGCCTTCCAAGGAGGGTGTGTTATTTGGAAATGGGAAAAGGGCCAGATAATAGGTATTGTCAAGGTTGGAAAGTCACTCTCTCATGCTATagaagatgtgtattatgtggtaGGTCTTAAACACAATCTTCTTAGCATCTCTCAAATGTGCGATAAAGGAAATGAGGtaaaattcaattccaaaatCTGCACTGTCACTAAGCTTGATGCTGATGAAATTGTGCTAAAGGGTAAGAGACATAACAATGTCTACAAAATATCGATTATGTCACTTCCTCAGAGTGAGCACACATGCTTGAGTGTAGTGGAAGATGATCCACTACTATGGCATAGAAGACTGGGACATGCCAGGCTCTCCCAACTCAACAAGTTGGTAGCGAAGGACGTGGTCCTTGGGCTACCTAAAGTTGAGTTCACCTCTGACAAGGTATGTGATGACTGTGTTAGAGGGAAACATGTTAGGTCATACTTTAAATCTAAGAAGTTTGTAAGTACTTCTAAATCTGTGGAACTCATTCACATGGATCTATGTGGACTaatgagaataagcagcagatAAGGTAAGAGGTATGCATTTGTGATTGTTGATAACTTCTCCAGGtatacccggactttgtttttggGATCCAAAGATGAAACCACTGATGTTTTCTGTGTATTTGTCAGAATGATTCAACAAAAGCTAGGATGTAATGTTTTTAAGTATAAGAACTGACCATGGAACTGAATTTGAAAATACAAAATTCCTTGAGTTCTGTGGCTCACATGGCATTGACCATAATTTCTCTGCAcctagaactccacaacaaaatggggttgtagaaagaaagaatagattCTTAGAATATATGGGGAGGACCATGTTGATTGCTAGTGGACTGCCTAAGAATTTCTGGGCTGACGCAATCAATATGCTTGCTATCTGCTAAATAGATGCATGGTCAGACCCATTCttaagaaaactccctatgaattacttcgaggaagaaaacccaacatcACTCACCTGAGAGCCTTTGGGTGCAAATATTTTGTGCATACTAATGGGAATGAAgctctaggtaagtttgatgacagaagtgatgagggaacTTTCTTGGGTTACTTTCCACACAGTAAGGCCTATAAGgtttttaataaaagaactatgtgtgtagaagaaaacATTCATGTTATTTTCGATGAATCTAACAATTTGGCTGAGAAAGGTCTATAGGATGAAGATTATGACATAGAATTCACTGGTGATGGAGATACAAATGAATCTGATGAAGATGGATATGAAAACCACAAGGAAATTGACAGTGATCAtgaggaacaagaagaagaaataaCTACTCTAACTGCTGACCAGACAAATGAAGCCACACATACTGAACCTGTTCCTTTGGGTCACTCCTCAGGTGAATCTTCTCTGGGTATACAGATCAGACCATGGAAGCATCAAAGCTCACACCCTCTTGAGAGTATCATCTTTGATCCAAATGCAGGGGTGCAAACCAGGTATTCtctaagaaatctatgtgcactCACAACATTCCTCTCAGAGGTTGAACCTAAGACAATCAAAGAAGCTCTAAAGTATCCCGACTGGATCATAGCCATGCAAAATGAGCTAAATCAATTTGAGAGAAGCAAGGTCTGGCACCTGGTACAGAAACCCAAGAACAGAACTGTCATAGGTACTAGATGGGTGTTCAGAAACAAGTTGGATGAACAAGGAAATATCAAAAGGAACAAGGCCAGACTGGTAGTTCAGGGATACAATCAAGAGGAGGGCATTGACTATGATGAGGCATTTGCACCTATAGCTAGAAGCAACCCCAGTTCCTCACCATCATACTCCATGTCAAAGCCCCCTACTTTATTCTTGACTACCTTCCCATCAAAAGTGAAATTTATGTAGAACTCCACCATAGCAGGAACACATAATGGGGGGAAAGCTTTAACAAACATGTGCTTCCACCTATGTAGCTCAAGTTTCTCAACCAGTTGAGTTATTCCCTTCTCATCGGTGTTCGCAAGAATCTTCCCATTTAGCACTTTTCTCTTCTTGAACTCTGTGAGTCGATCAACTGCAGCTGGAACATTCTTTCTTGTCTTACCCCTACTGGCCCTTGCAGAAAAGGTAACGGGTTTGGTGACTTTGGCTCCCTTTGTTTTTGGTGTGGCAGACTTTGCTATCAAGGTTGAGTCAGATTCATCTTCTACATCCACCTCAACAACAGGTTCCACAATTGAAAGCTTCTTCTTTGGCTTCTTTGCACTTCTGGTCTCCTTCATGATTTGTGCATCAACAACCTTTCTTTTACTCCTTGTGAGGGGACTTCTAGCAGGAGGAACCACTCATTTCCTTGTTGAGACTGTTGTCTTTGTAGCTTTTACAATGGTCTTTCTGGACTTCTTCCCTACCTTAGATAGTGTCATATTATCTTCATCACTGCTAACTTCTTCATCTCCAGTGAAAGGAGTTAACAGAGACCCAGGTTCTTGACCCTTTGTATCTTCACCAATTTCTTCTGAAGGGGCTATGACTGTGTTTCCAATTGTCATGGAACCTTCAGATTCCTCACTCACATTCCCCTCTTCTTTCTCACTCTCATCATCACCTCCTTCACTCTCACTTACCTTTTTCTTGATCCTCACCCTCACTTTCAGAAACCTCCTCTTCTTCACTCTGATTTTCTTCTTCTGCAAATATTTTAGCATGTTCACCTTTCTTATCCTCTGTATCACTCTCCTTCTCATCTCCAGATACTCCCTCACTCTCACTCTTTTCTTCTTCATTGGTTATGTTTTGAGCATCATGTTCCTCATGACAATtcacatcttcttcttctttttcaccttTATCATCTTCCTCATCCTCAGTCCAACTAAAATCAAGGCTATCAAAAGCCTCATTTTGCACTGGTTCTATACGTCTTTCCCCCTCAACCACAGGGTCCACAACCGTTGTATCTACCTCATTTCCCAAATCCCCTGTACGCTCTTCTACCGTGAATATTTCCACTGGTGACTTCTCACTCATAGGTGGAAGAGTATCTAGGGGTACAACATCTATAGCAGAAACCAAAACATCTAACTTGCAAGTAGGATGTGATACCTGATCAGTAGTGCTTATACCTGATTCCCCCTGAATCACAGATTTGTTGACTCCAGTGTCACTCTACGTAGCAGCCTCAGGCACTTTCTTGACAGATTTTCTTGAAGTTACTTTGACCTTTGCTGCCTTAGAGGTATTTTTCGTAGGAAGCTCAGGTGCATGGTTAGTTTCTTTTGAATGAGGGGGTACAGTTGAGATGGGAATGATAGGAACAGGAGCAGTAGGAACATGGGAGGATGAGGTAGGTGTGGTAGAGGATATCTAAAGACAAGGAGCAGGTGTGGGTGTGGGTTCTCTTGAAGGATTgtcatttttctttgatttgggcttcaagattttgggttttgcttTAGCCTTGGTTGATGATTTAGCGTTAGAGGGTGTTTGACTGGCTTTAGGCATGGTGATCGGATGAGAGACtcgaagaagagaaagaaagggTTAGTTCTTGATAATTGCTTTCGATTCTTGCTTAGGGTTTGAGAGAAACACTAAGGTTAGAAAAGCTAATCACAAGAGCCTTTTAAAGGACTTACTCATGATTTGACTGGAAGAGAGAAGGTGACCGAATTTGAGTTCTAATGGGACTCTTATAATGGTTACTTTGACTGTAAAGTTTTCAGGAGTAATTGATCTTTAATTGCACAAGGATTCCCCCTTACTCTTTGACTAGAAGACAATTAGAAGTGATGCCAACGGTATTAAAAGTCTAAGTATAGCAGTAATTTGTGAATATAAAGTCCTAGTGACTTAAGACAGTATGGCACATACCTGAGTCAAAGAACCAACTCCTTAGCAACTCCTTATTTGTTTCTGCAATAAAGCTTCAATACTTCATATTAGTATCATGAAAAATAGTTATCCGCCATATTTTCTAAGAAAGTGTGTGAGCTTAATACAAGCACAAAGCTGAATCAAACACATTGTACTTAATTATCTACATCTTATTATGCTTTTTCTAACCAATCACTGGGAGTCAACTTAGTGGGAGGAGTTGATTAAACCTGGTTCTAGTCTATTCCTTTCACTGTGATCCCTGCTCAGAGCTTTAGTACAAATATCATCAATTTGATCTTCAGTTTTACAGAAGTTAATTGAGATATTCtccttttcaacattgtctctgagaaagTAATTTCTAATGTCAATGTGCTTGGTTTTCTTATGCTGACATGGATTTTAACAATGTTTATGGCACTGGTGTTATCACAGAAAATGGAAAAACAATTAACAAATATACCATAAACCCTTAGATGTTGTCTTATACATAGTAACTGAGCACAGCAGGATGTTGCTGCCACATATTCAGCCTCAGCTGTAGATAAGTCCACTGAGTTTTGCTTCTTGGCTCCCCAAGACACTAGATAAGAACCTAGAAAATGAACTGTTCCTGAAGTGCTTTTCCTATCAACATGAAAACCTGTATAGTCAGCATCAGCATAACCAACTAGATCAAAGTTGTACCCTCTGGGATACCATAGACAGAGGTTAGGGATCCCCTTGAGATATCTTAGTATTCTTTTGACAGCCTTCAGGTGAGATTCCTTGgtatttgcctgaaatcttgcacataaTCCCACACTAAACACTATATCAGGCATGCTTGTTGTGAGGTACAACAGTGACCCAATAATTCctctatatagcttttgttccACACTTTTTCCTTCTTCATCAAGGTCCAGCTTTGTTGCAATGGCTATGGGGGTATCAATAGACTTAGAGGAGTCCATGTTGAACTTCCTCAGTAACCCTTTGATATATTTCTACCGATGTATCATGGTTCCGGTAGGTGTTTGCCTGATTTGCAGCCCCATAAAGAAGTTTaattcacccatcatgctcatttcaaactcatttCCCATCATCTCAGCATTCCTTGCGCATTGCTTCATTGGTGGCCCCAAAGATaatatcatccacatacacttgcacaatcaaaatatttttcccttTGCTTCTCGGAAATAGAGTGTTGTCCACCTTTCCTCTTACAAAGTTGTTGGCTAATAAGAATTTTGAGAGCCTTTCATACTAAGCTCTAGGAGCCTGTTTCAGGCCATAAAGAGCTTTATCCAGTTTGAACACATAGTCAGGAAATTCTTCACTCTCAAATCCAGGAAGTTGTTTGATAAACACTTCCTCCTTCAGGTACCTATTCAAAAAGGCACTCTTTACATCCATCTGGTATAAAGTGAATTCCATGTGGGCAGCAAAGGCTATCAGCATTCTTATAGCCTCCATTCTAGCTATAGGTGCAAATGCCTCATCATAGTTAATGCCATCCTCTTGATTGTATCCCTGAACTACCAGTCTGGCCTTGTTCCTTTTGATATTTCCTTGTTCATCCAACTTGTTTCTGAACACCCATCTAGTACCTATGACAGTTCTGTTCTTGGGTTTCTGTACCAGGTGCCAGACCTTGCTTCTCTCAAACTGATTTAGCTCATTTTGCATGGCTATGATCCAGTCGGGATACTTTAGAGCTTCTTTGATTGTCTTAGGTTCAACCTCTGAGAGGAATGTTGTGagtgcacatagatttcttagaGAAGACCTGGTTTGCACCCCTGCATTTGGATCAAAGATGATACTCTCAAGAGGGTGTGAGCTTTGATGCTTCCATGGTCTGATCTGTATACCCAGAGAAGATTCACCTGAGGAGTGACCCAAAGGAACAGGTTCAGTATGTGTGGCTTCATTTGTCTGGTCAGCAGTTAGAGTAGttatttcttcttcttgttcctcaTGATCACTGTCAATTTCCTTGTGGTTTTCATATCCATCTTCATCAGATTCATTTGTATCTCCATCACCAGTGAATTCTATGTCATAATCTTCATCCTATAGACCTTTCTCAGCCAAATTGTTAGATTCATCGAAAATAACATGAATGTTTTCTtccacacacatagttcttttattaaaaacCTTATAGGCCTTACTATGTGGAAAGTAACCCAAGAAaattccctcatcacttctgtcaGCAAACTTACCTAGAGCTTCATTCCCATTAGTATGCATAAAATATTTGCACCCAAAGGCTCTCAGGTGAGTgatgttgggttttcttcctcgaagtaactcatagggagttttcttaaGAATGGGTCTGACCATGCATCTATTTAGCAGATAGCAAGCATATTGATTGTGTCAGCCCAGAAATTCTTAAGCAGTCCATTAGCAATCAACATGGTCCTCCCCATATATTCTAAGaatctattctttctttctacaaccccattttgttgtggagttctaggTGCAGAGAAATTATGGTCAATGCCATGTGAGCCACAGAACTCAAGGAATTTTGTATTTTCAAATTCAGTTCCATGGTCAGTTCTTATACTTAAAAACATTACATCCTAGCTTTTGTTGAATCATTCTGACAAATACACAGAAAACATCAGTGGTTTCATCTTTGGATCccaaaaacaaagtccgggtataCCTGGAGAAGTTATCAACAATCACAAACGCATACCTCTTACCTTATCTGCTCCTTATTCTCATTAGTCCACATAGATCCATGTGAATGAGTTCCACAGATTTAGAAGTACTTACAAACTTCTTAGATTTAAAGGATGACCTAACATGTTTTCCTCTAACACAGTCATCGTATACCTTGTCAGAGGTGAACTCAACTTTAGGTAGCCCAAGGACCACGTCCTTCGCTACCAACTTGTTGAGTTGGGAGAGCCTGGCATGTCTCAGTCTTCTATGCCATAGTAGTGGATCATCTTTCACTACACTCAAGCATGTGTGCTCACTCTGGGGAAGTGACATAATCGATATTTTGTAGACATTGTTATGTCTCTTACCCTTTAGCACAATTTCATCAGTATCAAGCTTAGTGACAGTGCAGattttggaattgaattttaCCTCATTTCCTTTATCGCACATTTGAGAGATGCTAAGAAGATTGTGTTTAAGACCtaccacataatacacatcttctATAGCATGAGAGAGTGACTTTCCAACCTTGACAATACCTATTATCTGGCCCTTTTCCCATTTCCAAATAACACACCCTCCTTGGAAGGCCGTCAGTGAGAGAAAGTTTTTATTTTCTCCAGTCATATGTATTGAGCATCCACTATCTAGATACCATTCCTGATTGTTTACTCTCACCTTAGCTTGCACAAAAATTCACAAGTTAGTTTTGGGAACCCAGACTATCTTGGGTCCCGTTTTGTTAGAAAAGGGATGAATCAGATCCCTTCTTGCCTAGAAGGGGAGGGgattagaaattattttcttgtaAACCTTAATCCACTTAGTATGGACAGGTGGATTAACCTTTGGCTCCTCTTCCTTCTTCATATTTTTAGCCACACCAAATTGAGCATACATTAAAGCACAACAAGTATCTCTAAAGTGTCCTACTCTTTCACAATGAGTGCACATGTTATTATCAGAAATTCCTACATACTTTGGGTCAAACTTAGGGGCAGGTTTGCTGTAGCCAATTCCAGATTTGTTAGAGCTACAGTTTTCACTTAGCCAATTCAAGGCATCAGAAGATCTATGCCATTTGCTTAGTCTAGAGAGTTCATAATTAGCCTTTTCTAGGTTTTCATGCAGGACTTTAGTTCTACATTCAGCATCACAAAGATTATCATTAGCAATTTTTAATTCCTTTTCAAGTTTATTCTGCAGATCACTCATTTTTCCTTTGCCATATGTATCAGGAGACTTCTCATTCTCAGAAGTAAGTTCAAGAACCTGGTTCTTAAGGTCTTTAACCTATTTTTCTAAACTAGCTTTATTAGATTCAAGCTCTTTGATATCAAGTTTGACACAAAATAGGTTGCTAATTAGCTGATCATTTTCATTACTTATTTTATCCATTTTATTCATTAAGGTCAAAATTATGGCCATCAGTTGCTTATTGGACATAGcatgaatattttctttcaagtCAGATATACTTACCTGGTTTGCCTCATCTACAGTTTCTGAATCACTCATGGCCATCATTCCTATCACTTCTTCCTCTATTTTTGATTCTTCAATCGCCATCAGAGCCACTTTGATGTTTTCATTTTCAAAGTCAGTTTCCAAGATCCTTCATATATCATTAGCAGAGATGCAAGAGGATACTCTGAGGAGGGTGTTTCTAGACAGACTTTTGTAGAACAAGTCTtttgctttagcatttttctAAACTAGATGACGATCTTCCTCATCGTATTCCTCTTCTCTTTTGTTGCACTTGTAACCTTCACCATCCAATTTGGTTGGGATAATTGGTCCATGACTAATAATTACCCATAGGTCAAAGTCAGTAGCCTAAAGAAATATTTCCATACGTAGCTTCTATTCATCATAGTGGTGTTCATCAAACAAAGGAGGTCTTCCAATGTGCATTCCAAGCTGTCCTGGGGGTTCTATCTTCACAACTTGGTGTTCATCAATCACAGCATAAAGACTTATAGCCTCAtccttattttcttcttcttgatcACTCCCACTATCCTCATATGCTGCCAAGAATGCCTGCTTCATTTCTTCAGTAAATCTTTTGCCTAGGATTGTTTCTTTGTTGGAACCATTTTCTCTCATCTTCTCTTGTTTCTCCTTTTCAGCTCGTTCTTTCCTCCGCTGGATTTCCCACATTGGGCAGTTCTTTACCATGTGATCTAGCTTGCCAAATTTGTAGCACCCATCATAGTTAGCTTTGTTGATCTGTTTGTGCTTACTACTGGTCTCTTTCTTTGATGAACTTTTGGAATTATTCATGAACCTCTTGAACTTGGAAAATATTGCTAGATCATGATCATCATAGTTAGATTCATCATCCTCAAATGATTTAAGAACTAAGGCCTTATCTTTCTTTGGTTCTTCTTTGCGCAGTTCTATCTTtctcatttcatgagtttttaagtttccaaccaactcatcaagtgagATTTTATCCAATTCCTTGGCTTCCTGGATTGTAGTTACTTTTGATTCCCATGAAGCTGGAAGGATTCTTAGAACTTTGCTAACCAACTCTTCTGAGGCAAACACATTTCCAAGTGATTTCAGTTCATTGGTTATTATAGTGAACCTAGTTATCATATTCTGGATGGGCTCAGACTCCTTCATGGAGAAAAGCTCATAGTTTCTCATGAGTAGTTCAATCCTTGATATCTTTACTTGATTTGTTCCTTCATGAGCAGTTTGGAGTGCATCCCATATCTGCTTCGCATTAGAGCACACAGAAATTCTATTGTACTCATCTGGACTAAGTCCACAGATAAGGATTTTCTTAGCCTTtgtattcttctccatcattctgAAATCCGCTGCCACAAATTCGGAGGGGTCCTTAGGAACTGTTTCACTTTGTGCATTTTGTTTAGTAAGAATCAAAGGACCTTGGTTTACTATGGTCCATAATTCATAATCTTCAGCTATCAGGAAATATTCCATTCTTGCTTTCCACCAACTGTAATATTTTCATTGAACGGGGGTGGTCTGGTAGTTGATTCTCCTTCATTAATTCCAGGTGGAGCATTC from Nicotiana tomentosiformis chromosome 11, ASM39032v3, whole genome shotgun sequence encodes:
- the LOC138901691 gene encoding uncharacterized protein, which gives rise to MEYFLIAEDYELWTIVNQGPLILTKQNAQSETVPKDPSEFVAADFRMMEKNTKAKKILICGLSPDEYNRISVCSNAKQIWDALQTAHEGTNQVKISRIELLMRNYELFSMKESEPIQNMITRFTIITNELKSLGNVFASEELVSKVLRILPASWESKVTTIQEAKELDKISLDELVGNLKTHEMRKIELRKEEPKKDKALVLKSFEDDESNYDDHDLAIFSKFKRFMNNSKSSSKKETSSKHKQINKANYDGCYKFGKLDHMVKNCPMWEIQRRKERAEKEKQEKMRENGSNKETILGKRFTEEMKQAFLAAYEDSGSDQEEENKDEAISLYAVIDEHQVVKIEPPGQLGMHIGRPPLFDEHHYDE